The DNA segment TTTAACCGGGATTCACTATAGACTTTAGAAAAATTAGGATGTGTTATAAGTTTAAAACATTGGTTGTTGATTGATAGATAATTAATTAGAATCTTCCTATAGTAACAATATCATAGTAAGTTTGACAACCTAGCAAGCGTCCGAACAGTTATCATTCATAACATCATGACTCAAACATTCCAAATCCGTAAAGTTAAAAGATTTAGAAAACATGATTGAGGAAGTTGGAAAGGGAAAATACTAAAACATGTACATAACATGCAAAACTAACTGTCTGAACATGTCGTTAGTGAATCTAAAGTAGCATACCAACAAAAACGGCTAATGTACTAATAAGTAAACACAAAAGGATGAGAATACTGTTTTTAACCACCAACACATCCGATCAAGCACCACCACGTCAACGGTAAATCAAGATACCTTTACTTTTGACGTAAACCATATGAAATTCGGAACCTTTGACTAACTGTTTGTCTCGAACAAAATTCTTCATACCAGTCACGTTATGGCGCGGATATCCTTCAGAGTGCTCGACACCAATTGACACGTCCCAAGTCAAACCAGCAGAGTCCTTAATAATCAAATCCCTCTTACGATCCAAACCGTGCAACTGTGCCCACTTCTTTTTTAGTCGCTACGAATAACAATAAAATCATTAAATATTTAAATTGGTTATTATAGGGGTCATCGATTTATAATGAATACAAAACAACACATGCAATTGCAGAATGAATATGTAAATTTCAAAAACTTACATAATGATTGTCAACGCGAAATACAACCGGTACTTCATCGTCTGTACTCTCTTCAACACCAACTACCGGAATGGGATTAGGCAAATCATGATCAGAAATATCAATCACCTCATTTGTAGGTTCTTCTTTGACAACACAAAGTTCTGGTGGTAGAGTTAGTAGGGTGGGTTTGCAACAGAAAACACTCATCTCAAATGTATGCAAATCAAGCATTTCAAAAACGACCAAATGATGATCAGTAATAGACATCTCCTTCTTGATTCGATTCCAACCAGTTGTAATATAGATATCATTGTCAAAAATATCCATACGAACGAACCATTTCCGATTACAAGAGGAACGTACCACAACAGGATAATATGGACAAGTTGAAAGCATCTTGTGATCAACAAACAACCTACTCACATACTACAAGTGATATGCAAACATATATAAGTTCAAACGTTCAAAACAATTATTCActtcaaaattttaaacacataGAATTTAAAATGGGATAAGTACCATGCAGTTATCACGGTCCCAAGGATTTCCAGGTTGGTAGTAGAAATACTCAGACGACGCAAGATTTATGTCTTGATAAAAGTAGATGAGACGAAACGAAGATAAAGCTTCTTCATATTGGAAAACCACCCAGGCAGATGACGGTAACTTCAAAGACGTGACCATATCAAGCCACCTGTTATACAGAAAGTAGTCGCCTGCAATCTTAATAATTTTTACTTTGAAAATCATCCCATCGACAGTGCGGATGACAGCATTCTTAGATGGGTAGTTGAATGTTTTAATCCAGTCGCCATATAATGCCGGAAGTTTCTATAAAGAAACACAGTATGTAATGTTAATGTTAATTATAACATGAATAATCAACGACCATTAATTAAAAATTGAATTATGTTGGTCCAAAATTTTATAAGATTAAAACTAACCAACGATTTTCTGTCCTTGTTATGGACACGAGCAGCAAATCCATAAACCATTTCAGGTTCCTACGTATGCGTTCAACATGACACCATTAGTTTAATATTTATACAAGCAAAAGATAATAGTAAAATTGTAATACTTCAAAAAGGATgttcaaaaaatataaaaaaaatttataaataaaaaatgtatatatataatcatgAAATCTAACCATTAACAGTTAACCTAATCACAACAAAATCCATTAATAAAAACACGAAATCTTCAAATAATTTTATGTCTAACCGAATACTTTCGATCATTGTACCATAACAATATAAACAACTTTATAAAAGTACAAGATTGCAAACATAGATTACTAAACTACAGACCAAACGATTTCGATTATTGTTTTGGTTTCCGGTTTAATCAGAGACAAATTTaacatcaacaaacacttagTATCTAAGATTATATACTCTTAAAATGTTATACAAAAAACTCGTATAAGATTCAAGACATTGATTATTACCCTAAAGAACAAAAATTTTCgagtaaaaaagatgaaaaaaatACACCAAGCGGATATGAAATCAAACATTTAACCAGAAATAAAAGATGAACACAAAAAAAAGATCCAGGTATGCGATTGAATCTAAGGTAACATAATCGGCGATGGAAAGAATAGCTATGAAAATGTATGATATTACCGATGaagattttgagttttttttGATGAACTTCTTGAAGATGAAAGTATGCCTTGGTTCTTGTGTTGAAGATTTAGAAATAAGTGAGATTTTTGTTTATCATTACTAAAATATCTATTTATAAAGTGTCCGGATAAAAATGGTTGGGCGGGTCGGGTATGGTGCTATCTCTCGCGGATACATCTCAAAGGTTTGTAAGTttgatttaaaaaatatataatgtatTGAAAGTGACTAATATTGGTATCCATGTACATTAAAtattttaaatttgaaaatgcaaacttatacaATATGCAATTTATATTTCTATCCATATAAATGTAATGTATTTAAAGTGAGTACGGGAGATTTTTGAGAGTTAGGTTCATTCATTTGGCTGTAGTGCTTTCCTTTTTGTAGGGATAACCAATATCAAGACCCTTAAGATGATGCAATCTCAATATCCAAGGCCACTTAAACATGACACATCATACCTTATTTAGCATGtctattagaccatgtgtagtggtagtgGGTTATAATGCCACCTTCATGGGGCATTCTTcgacacgtggcgtcctagtcagcgaTGGGGCATTATAGCAGAAGTGGAGTAGTaggtataatgccccataataCCCCCTTCCGTTTgattaaaaagataaataaaaggTAACATAAGACTTTTGGAACCACGTGGACCACTAAAGTCACCCCACATTGGTTAGTCAAAAAGAAACTTCTGGACCCATTTGGGTTTTGGGCGTTTTGTTTCAAACGCTATTaggattttttttcaaaattattaaagtttaacgccccatgtaatggggtTGGCGGCGTTTTAAGGCGTTATTTTGCAATGTTTTTTAAAAATTACGCCCCACTACGGATTGTCTTATATATAACTTTATTAAGTTGGGAGACGGGGTAATTTTCCAGCGAGAGTTATCAACTTGAAATACAAAATTAGTTTATGATAATTGTATAAGGTGATAAAAATATTCTTCTCAAAATGGGGCAACATCTTTGTGACTGCTTGAACAAATTGTAAACTTTTAATAATATGTCAAATGGTATCCAAATAGTGATTCTTAAAAAGTGTCATTTAATCATCAAATTTTTAACTGATTGAGGTTAATCAACGTTAATTAATTCGAAAACAGGAATATAAGTTGGAACATCCAGGATAGGGAAAATTATATTTGAATTACAAATACATATAGAAAATTAGTAAACTAATTAGTGTGTTCTTTCCCTTCCTAACAAAATCTTTTATTCGGTTTAAGTCAAATTCCAATTTGGCCTCCATGAGTGTTTAAAGTTTGCTATGGAATTATTAACTTTTAGGTTACGAGTGAAATATAACTATAATAATGTTTGGAGATTAATGTTTAACGATAATTGTGGTGTTAGAAAATAATAtctatattttttaaaaataaaatatatagaGATTATACTATACaagttttgtattttttttttgattgaTTCAAATTCAATTACGGTAATTAATTATTTAAAGAAGGCATATTACCACAATGTAtgttaaaatatgtaatttaataAACCAAATTTTTGGACAAAAATAAACATTAAAAGTAATACACTtaattcttttaatattaaagtaaGCAAAAGATAAAACACAAGACACTTAAAACAAATTACATAGTTCGATAAACAAAAGAGAAAATACTTTCAATTTAAATCCATTTTCCTAACGGAAAGGCGAAACGATTGTCTCCAGAAATAATGCGCCTTTAGGTCCGTTAAAGCTGTCAACGTGTTGAATGTAGTTCAAAGATTCGTTGGACATTTGAACTTCAACTGTATCTCCCCAAATACTTGTTATCAACCACTTATTCTCTTGAATTATATTCGTCCTTTGGTGCGGCTCCAATTGTTGAACTTTGCGAGCATTGCTGAAAGTAAAAACCGTTatccaatcatcatcttcatatttCACCAATTCTGCAATTACCTCATCAGAATATCGAACAAGAATGCCATGGAGCTTGTtcgaaattgttataaaatgcACTTGGCAAGGATTCACTTGAATACGTTTGGGAAAACGAAGAATACTGAACGATTCAGATACAACATCAAAAGCAACAATGTTACATTCACCAGGAGGAATCCAGTAATTAGAAGCAgtgaaataaattgttttgccTGAATAAATTCCAGCCGACCATGAATAAAAGTTTGAACCTAACAGACATCCTTTGATGAAACTCAGATTTCTCCATGAATCATTATGTCGTGAGTATACACGAGCAGTAACTGCACCTGCGAAACAGTTAATATGAAGAACCTTCAGATCGTTGTTCTCGTCAAAGTACATCCCACCCGTATCGTCATGTCGACCAAAATAACGACTAAAATAGTCGTCCGATATCAACTTAAAACGCCTAGTCGTTGGATTCCAAAGGACGAGCTGATTCGCATCAGTCCTCCTAATGCAAACTAACATCAGTCCATTAAACGAAGCTATAATTATTAGTCTTGATGGCTGGACATCGTATGGAAAAGTGATGACTTTTCTGGTATCGACTTCCAAGTTGCCAGATACTATGTCGTCAACGACAATGGTATGTTCATCCAAAGACAGCAGCTTCTTTTGTAGTAAGTTTGAAAGTCGTCGTGTATGTATTAAAGCAAACTTTGGTGTAGATAACTCATAACACCATTGTTTGCAAACACACTTGAATTGAGAAACTACCTTTGGAGGTAGTCTCGATAAGATCTCTTCAAACAACATGTCATCACCAATACGATCCATGATCCTTAATACgctgaaaacaaaaaaaaataaaaaattgaacaAAGAACGATCGTATAAAAACTTGTTGTATAAACACTTCAGAAGTATCATTTGAATAGCAAATATTTTATAATAGTAAAATTTCATACAATAACCATAGTAGAACAATTTTAACACTGCAAACAggatgttaaaaaaatattaaaaaaaatacattaaaagAATAGATACTATTTATATAAAATCGCCAAATCTAACCATTAAAAGTAAACCTAATCAAAACAGAATCCATTAACAAAAATACGAAATCTTCAAATAAGTTTATGTCAAACCAAATACTTTCGATCACTGTACCATAACTATATAAACAAAATTCCATTGTACAAGAATGAAGACATTTCTTAGTATCATCCAGACCAAACAATCTCTAATATTGTTTTGGTTTCCGGTTTAATCAGAgataaaacatcaacaaaaacaTACTATCCAAGTATATGATTCGAGATAATCTTATACAAAATAATTGTATACGATTGAAGACATAGATTATTACCATAAATAACAAATAATTGCGAGTACAAAAGATGaaaaaacacaccaatcggaGATGTAATCAATCATTTAACCAGAAATAATAGATGAAGACAAAGAAAAGATTCATGTATGAGATTGCATGTATAGATACATAATCGGACATGGAAAGGTTTACATTTAAAGTAAATAAGATGAAAATAATACACAAACAACATTTTAGGTATGAAAAATACATGAAATTACCGATGAAGATTTAGAGGTTTTTTGATGAACTTCTTGAAGATGAAAGGTTTCCTTGGTACTCGTGATGAAGGAATAGAAATAACTGATATATTGTGTGAGAGATATTACTAAAATATCTCCTATATATAGTGTTGATACCCATGTATTTTTGGTCGGTTTTATTGCATATATCGTGGATTATGTTATAAATTAGTAAGATCAAGTTTAAAACTATATAATGTATTGAAATTGACTAATAATATGACTGTACAAGAAATATACTAACTTTGAAAATACAAACTTATTCAATATGAAATTTATatatctaaatatatatataatgtatttaaAGTGACTATGGGAGATCTTTAAGAGTTAGGTTCATTCATTTCGCTGTAGTGCCATCTTTTTTGTAGGGATAACGAATGTGAAGACCCTTATGGTGATGCCATCTCAGTATCGAAGGCCACTATAACATGACACATCATACCATATTTAGCATGTGTATTACATATAactttattaacttgggatacgGGGTCAGTTTCTAGTGAGAGTTATCGAGTTGAAATACATACTTAGTTTATCATAATTATATAAGGTGTTAAAAATAGTCTTCTCATAATGGCGCAACTTCGTTGTGACTCACACGAAATTGGTTATGCATTAGTTCTTATTTTAGGATAAGTATGTATTAGTCAAATAATTTTAGACAAcaactaaaaacataaaaaaatggtTTACACAAATTCTATACTTTTATGAATATGTGAAATGGTATCGAAGTAGTGATTCTTAAAAAGTCTCATTGAAGCAACAACATTTTAAGTGATTGAGGTTAATCAACGTTAATCAACTCGAAAGTATGAATATAAGGTGATATTCAAAACACCTATTCCGGTACATTTTTTACCAAAAAGCAACTACTGATAAAGCATATGTATTACCAAATGCCAATATAAAAAACCTTAAATACTTCCAACAAATTGTCAAAATAAAATCCATAAAAACATCAATAGCATATAATGCCTTATTCCAACTCATAAGTCTTAAAAATATGTAAAATGGAAATTCAAATCTAGACCAAGGGCAGATTCCTTCATTTCTCTAACTTTGGAGTGATGAGGTCAAACTTGATAGCATCTTTTATTTCAACATCACCCGGAATGTTCGGACGTTTACTTGAAGAACTGTCAACAGCATCAACATCATAAACTTCTTGAAGGTTACGTTTGACGTTTTCCAACTTTGACTGACCATGATCGGCAACATCAACATGTTCTGGTGTAACATTGTCACCAATTACAGATTGTGATTCCTGcagaataaataaaataataacattCAAATTTATTTTCTATGGTTATTATTGTATTAAGTTAAGTGACACTGTGCAAAATTTAAATGTTACCTTAGATATGAATTTTACATTACTGACCGAATCAGACAGTGATTGAACATTTGACTCAGACTGATCAACCTACTCAAAAAAccaaatatataaaaaaagttgTATATTAAGAATAACGGTGATTGGATCACCCGCGGGGAGGGTGATCGGTGGTATAATAAGATGTTTAGAATAGAGATATTTCTTGGGTACTACTAATATACCTCGTTAATTTTCCATTTTTTCTCTAGCGCTGAGAGTATGTCATCGTCAGAAGATAACATAGAAATACCATAGTTTTCCGACTGGTTAGCAATGTTATAACTGGAAACTTTGATTTGAAAAGCAAACTTTCTGTTGATCAGCGTATCAAACTCAGCTGGAAGTGTTTGAAAGCCTCCTTCAATCGAACTGTCAACCTATTTAAAACAATGAATTTTGCCTCACATGTAtgaattaaatatatatttaccacaAACCTAATAAAATTGAGGATAAATAGGTAAAAGGTGTACCTTTGTATAAACATCCAGGAGTGTTTGGCGGTTTTCTTAAAAAGCTTAATAGCTTCATAATCAAACAACGTACAAGACACAGTCCCTGTCGAATCCTGAACCCTTAGAGGTATCTTGTATCTAGTAGGCAGCAATAAACAACAAAAATCCAAACATGCACTTAGATTATATGTTATGTATGATTAAAAAAAACcagtaaacaaaaaatatatattataccGATGAATAGGGGTAATGTCAACAGCCTCGCAATCACCGTTTGAACACTCAATGATATTCTGATCTAAAACGTCAAAGCTGCCATCCTCTTTTTCAACCAGCTGATATCTCTCTTCAATTTGTTTCTTACAATGATTGCATGCTAAATAGTACCAAGGCTTATTATTTGATATTGCAATAACAGTACCAACGATGACAACCTTCTTTTcctattataataaagtattagAATATAAGCCACAATTAACGAAAAAATACATGATGTAGGAAATGTACCACTTCAATGGAAGAAATGAAAGCATTGAACACAAAGTCACCAGCATTTAAAAACTGTTCTTCAACATTGGATATCACTTGAGAACATGAGTGTTTACTGGAAGACGACTAAGAAAACTCCTTCTCCACATACCTAGAAGAGGAGTAAtgtatttaaaaaagaaaaataaaaaaggacAGTTTAACTTTAATTCCAAAATTACTCAGAaatacttttctttgaactctcTTATCTCATCAATATCAGAATTCATGAAAAGACGACTTGCTTCAAACATATTGGTAAGGCCAACTTTTTCTGAACATCGTTATGCAAATGAAAAAGGAACATAAATAGcatatttattaatatatatatataagaaaataaaatagaagaatatttttatgtttcttgATTAAATATATTTGAAATGAGTACCTTGATAGATGTTTACCGTGCCAAAATGCACAAGAAGAACCACATGATCTTCGCGGTCCTTACCATTCATGTAATCGGACATCTCGATTGCATAGTTTTCCCATAATGTAAGACTAATCTTGGTATCACTGTACAATAAATTGTTTACATTTTAAGAATACAAGCTTATATAATATGAaatctatatatatgtatatatatgtaatgTATTTAAAGTGAGTACTGGAGATCTTTGAGAGTTAGGTTCATTCGTTTGGTTTTAGTGCCATCCTTTTTATCCACATCCTCAATAGGATAAGACACAACCACGTATCCAAGAAAATCTACGAAACAGAACAATGTGTTAGTTTAATATACGTTTGACTATTTAAAaagtattaacatatttttgataAAAATACAGAACAGTTAACTATAACTGGTTAATAATCCATACCTATAGGAGTATTAGCTGGAACTTTTTTGGTCAACACAGATTTAAAATCAGTGAAACGAAAATAGTAGCGAGGCCCAGACCAATTCTCTATTTTAAGAACAGAACTGAATGGATACAAAGATAGCTTCTGATCCTTTCCCGTAACCTTTATCTTTGTAGTATCTTTCGCAAGAGATGGTTTGTAAATCAATAAACAGTCATCAACAACCAAATGCTTGAGGAAGCGTTT comes from the Helianthus annuus cultivar XRQ/B chromosome 4, HanXRQr2.0-SUNRISE, whole genome shotgun sequence genome and includes:
- the LOC118491577 gene encoding F-box only protein 8-like, whose product is MDRIGDDMLFEEILSRLPPKVVSQFKCVCKQWCYELSTPKFALIHTRRLSNLLQKKLLSLDEHTIVVDDIVSGNLEVDTRKVITFPYDVQPSRLIIIASFNGLMLVCIRRTDANQLVLWNPTTRRFKLISDDYFSRYFGRHDDTGGMYFDENNDLKVLHINCFAGAVTARVYSRHNDSWRNLSFIKGCLLGSNFYSWSAGIYSGKTIYFTASNYWIPPGECNIVAFDVVSESFSILRFPKRIQVNPCQVHFITISNKLHGILVRYSDEVIAELVKYEDDDWITVFTFSNARKVQQLEPHQRTNIIQENKWLITSIWGDTVEVQMSNESLNYIQHVDSFNGPKGALFLETIVSPFR
- the LOC110938768 gene encoding uncharacterized protein LOC110938768, translated to MLSSDDDILSALEKKWKINEVDQSESNVQSLSDSVSNVKFISKESQSVIGDNVTPEHVDVADHGQSKLENVKRNLQEVYDVDAVDSSSSKRPNIPGDVEIKDAIKFDLITPKLEK